CCAGCTGAGCATGCCCCTCCTCATCGACGTCACCGACCTGCGCCAGCATATTGAATGCGATCTGCCGATCCAGCGCCGCGTGCTCCAGCGGACGCCCATTGAGCAATTCGGCAGTCTGCCGCGCCAACTCCTGCACGCCACTGCGTCCCAATGTCGAAACCGCCAACATGGCCGTTACTTGCAGTTGCTGTGGCTGCACGACAGGTTTCAATGTAGCCAGCACCAACGCACAGGCAACCGCCGAGGGTGTCGGCGCACTGACGCACCAGGGTTTGGTCAACGCCGGCAAGCCCGCAAGGCCAAGCTCGGGCAATACACAGGGCGCTTGTGCCAGCGTAAAGGCAGCGCTCAGATCGATAATGCAACAACCCGCCGCAACCACTCGCTCATAATGACTGCGTGTCACCTCAGCGCCCGCTGCAAAGAATGCCAACTGCACCTGAGAGAAGTCGAACGCCTCGAGCGACCGCACCCGTACCTGGCGACCACGGAATGACAGGCTCTGCCCGACCGACTCGCTACTGGCCAGCAGATGCAGATCCTTGAGCGGAAACTCACGCTCCTCGAGCAACTCGACCAGTGCCTCGCCGACATTACCGGTAACGCCGATCAGGGCGATATTGATGGGCTGACTCATGAAATGACCTACAACACGGAAGGAGCGGCACTGTAACTGCACGCCCCTCGTCCGAGCAATCGGCGCACACCCATGAAAAGACAAAGCCCTTCTGCCGAAACAGAAGGGCTTTGTTTGACCCCGGGCGTTGCGCCTGAAGCTTAGCGCTCCAGCAGAATCCGCAGCATGCGGCGCAGCGGCTCGGCAGCGCCCCACAGCAGTTGGTCACCCACGGTGAAGGCGCCCAGGTACTGCGAGCCCATGTTGAGCTTGCGCAGACGACCGACCGGTACGCTCAGGGTGCCGGTCACGGCTGTCGGGCCAAGGTCGCGGATGGCGTCTTCGCGGTGGTTCGGCACCAATTTGACCCAGGGGTTGTGCTGGCTGATCAGGCCCTCGATGTCGGCCATCGGCACATCCTTGTTCAGCTTGATGGTCAGCGCCTGGCTGTGGCAGCGCATGGCACCGATGCGCACACAGATGCCGTCGACCGGAATCGGGTTCTTGAAGCGGCCGAGAATCTTGTTGGTTTCGGCCTGAGCCTTCCACTCTTCACGGCTCTGCCCGTTCGGCAGTTCCTTGTCGATATAGGGGATCAGGCTGCCGGCCAGCGGCACGCCGAAATTGTCCACCGGGAAGCTCTCGCCGCGCATGGCTTCGGCCACCTTGCGGTCGATGTCGAGAATGGCGCTGGCCGGATCGGCCAATTCATCGGCCACCGCACCGTTGATCGCGCCCATCTGCTTGATCAGCTCGCGCATGTTCTGCGCGCCTGCACCGGAGGCTGCCTGATAGGTCATGGCACTCATCCACTCGACCAAACCGGCTTCGTACAGACCACCGAGCGCCATCAGCATCAGGCTGACGGTGCAGTTGCCACCGATATAGTTCTTGCTGCCAGCGTCCAGTGCCTGGTCGATGACCTTGCGGTTGACCGGGTCGAGCACGATCACCGAGTCGTCGGCCATGCGCAGGCTGGAGGCCGCATCGATCCAGTAGCCCTGCCAGCCGGCTTCACGCAGCTTGGGGAAGACTTCAGTGGTGTAGTCGCCGCCCTGGCAGGTCAGGATCACGTCCAGGCCTTTCAGGTCTTCGATGCTGTAGGCGTCCTTCAGCGGGGCGATGTCCTTGCCAATGGCAGGGCCCTGGCCACCGACATTGGAAGTGGTGAAGAACACCGGCTCGATCAGGTCGAAGTCCCGCTCTTCCAGCATGCGCTGCATGAGCACGGAACCGACCATGCCACGCCAACCGATCAGACCTACACGTTTCATAACGACTACACCTATATGAACAGCCCGCCGGAACCACCCCGGCGGGGCTGGGAAGATTACAGACTACGCAGCGCGGAGGCTACCGCATCACCCATCGCAGCAGTACCGACCTTGGTCTTGCCCTCGGACCAGATGTCGCCGGTACGCAGGCCCTGATCCAGCACCAGGCTCACTGCCTTTTCGATGGCATCGGCCGCGACCACCTGGCCGAAGCTGTAACGCAGCATCATGGACACCGAGAGAATGGTGGCCAGCGGGTTGGCGATGCCCTGGCCGGCGATGTCCGGCGCGGAGCCGTGGCACGGCTCGTACATGCCCTTGTTGTTGGCATCCAGGGATGCCGACGGCAGCATGCCGATGGAACCGGTGAGCATCGAAGCTTCGTCGGACAAAATGTCACCAAACATGTTGTCGGTGACCATCACGTCGAACTGCTTGGGCGCGCGCACCAGTTGCATGGCGGCGTTGTCGACGTACATGTGGCTCAGCTCGACGTCCGGGTAATCCTTGGCCACTTCCTCGACCACGGCGCGCCACAGTTGACTGGAGGCCAGGACGTTGGCCTTGTCCACCGAGCACAGCTTCTTGTTGCGCACCATGGCCATGTCGAAACCGACCTTGGCAATGCGACGGATCTCGCTCTCGCTGTACGGCAGCGTGTCGTAGGCCATGCGCTCGCCGCTCTCCAGCACCTTGCTTTCGCGCGGCTGGCCGAAATAGATGCCACCGGTCAGCTCACGGACGATCAGGATATCCAGGCCGGCGACCACTTCCGGCTTGAGGCTGGAGGCCTCGGCCAATTGCGGATAGAGGATGGCCGGGCGCAGGTTGCCGAACAGGCCCAGTTGCGAACGGATCTTCAGCAAGCCGCGCTCGGGGCGAATGGTCGGATCGATGGTGTCCCACTTAGGCCCGCCTACGGCGCCGAGCAGCACGGCATCGGCGGCCTTGGCGCGCGCCAGGGTTTCGTCGGCCAGCGGCACGCCGTGACGGTCGATGGCCGCGCCACCCAGATCATCGAAGCTCAGTTCGAAACCCAGGGCGTACTTGTCGTTGGCCAGGTTCAGCACCTTGACCGCCTCGGCCATGATTTCCGGGCCGATACCATCGCCAGGGAGAACCAGAATCTGCTTGCTCATCACATCCTCGATACGCAGTAGGGTGCGCCGTGCGCACCTTTTAAATAGTGAGTCAGTCGGTGCACACAGCCTAAGCGGCCCCGCACACTCTACTTGATGGCGCCGAACATCCAGGGGCTGTTCTGCCGGTGTTTGGCTTCGAAAGCCCTGATCGCGTCCTGATCCTGCAGAGTCAGGCCAATGTCGTCCAGACCATTGAGCAGGCAGTGCTTGCGGAAGGCATCGACATCGAAGCTGTACTGCACGCCATCGGGGCGGGTCACGGTCTGCGCTTCGAGGTCGACGGTCAGTTGGTAACCCTCGGTGGCCTCGGCCTGCTCGAACAGCGCATCGACCTCTTCATCCTTGAGGATGATCGGCAGCAGGCCGTTCTTGAAGCTGTTGTTGAAGAAGATGTCGGCGAAGCTCGGCGCGATGATGGTACGGAAGCCATATTCTTCAAGCGCCCAGGGCGCGTGCTCACGGGAGGAGCCGCAGCCGAAGTTCTCACGGGCCAGCAACACGCTGGCGCCCTGGTAACGCGGGAAATTGAGCACGAAATCCTGGTTGACCGGGCGCTTGGAGTTGTCCTGATTCGGCTGGCCGACATCCAGGTAGCGCCACTCGTCGAACAGGTTGGGGCCGAAGCCGGTGCGCTTGATCGACTTCAGGAACTGCTTGGGAATGATCTGGTCGGTGTCGACGTTGGCACGGTCGAGCGGGCAAACCAGGCCAGTGTGTTGGGTGAAGGCTTTCATGTGCGGTCTCCTCAGGCCTGGATCAATTCGCGAACGTCGATGAAGCGGCCAGTCACCGCCGCCGCGGCAGCCATGGCCGGGCTGACCAAGTGGGTACGACCACCGGCGCCCTGGCGGCCCTCGAAGTTGCGGTTGGAGGTGGAAGCGCAATGCTCGCCGCTGCCCAGTTTGTCCGGGTTCATCGCCAAGCACATGGAGCAACCCGGCTCACGCCATTCGAAACCGGCCTCGATGAAAATCTTGTCCAGCCCTTCGGCCTCGGCTTGCGCCTTGACCAGACCGGAGCCCGGCACCACCAGCGCCTGCTTGACGGTCGCGGCGACCTTGCGCCCCTTGGCCACTTCGGCGGCAGCGCGCAGGTCTTCGATGCGCGAGTTGGTGCACGACCCAATGAACACGCGATCCAGCTGGATATCGGTGATCGGCTGGTTGGCGCTCAGGCCCATGTACTTGAGTGCACGGGTGATCGAGTCCTTCTTCACCGGGTCGGCTTCGACGGCCGGGTCCGGTACGTTCTGGTCGACGGCCAGGACCATCTCCGGCGAAGTGCCCCAGCTCACCTGCGGCTTGATGTCCTCAGCACGCAGCTCGACCACGGTGTCGAACACCGCGTCAGCGTCGGAGACCAGGTTCTGCCACTGCGCCACGGCCTTGTCCCAGTCGCTGCCCTTGGGCGCGAACGGACGATCCTTGACGTAGGCGATGGTTTTCTCGTCCACCGCGACCAGGCCGACACGGGCGCCGGCCTCGATGGACATGTTGCAGATGGTCATGCGCCCTTCCAGCGACAGATCGCGAATGGCGCTGCCGGCAAATTCCAGCGCATGGCCGTTGCCACCGGCGGTGCCGATCTTGCCGATCACGGCCAGGACGATGTCCTTGGCGGTGACGCCGAACGGCAGTTTGCCTTCGACGCGCACCTGCATGTTCTTCATCTTCTTGGCGACCAGGCATTGAGTGGCGAGCACGTGCTCCACCTCGGAGGTACCGATGCCATGGGCCAGCGCGCCGAAGGCGCCATGGGTGGAAGTGTGCGAGTCGCCGCAGACCACGGTCATGCCCGGCAGCGTGGCGCCCTGCTCCGGCCCGACCACATGGACGATGCCCTGGCGCACGTCGTTCATCTTGAACTCGAGGATGCCGAAGTCATCGCAGTTCTCGTCCAGGGTCTGCACCTGGATGCGCGAGACTTCGTCGGCGATGGCTTCGAGGCCACCCTGACGCTCGGCCTTGGTGGTCGGCACGTTATGATCCGGGGTGGCGATGTTGGCGTCGATGCGCCACGGCTTGCGCCCGGCCAGACGCAGGCCTTCGAAAGCCTGCGGCGAGGTCACTTCATGGAGGATGTGACGATCGATGTAAATCAACGAGGAACCGTCGTCACGACGTTTCACCTCGTGCATTTCCCAAAGCTTGTCGTAGAGCGTCTTGCCAGTCATCAGCCTTACCTCATCAGCGCCTTTTGAGCACATCCATCAACGGCCTACGTGATCAACGCACGGCGTCAGAAGTGCACGTTTCTATGCCCGGGCAACAAAGCCCCTTTGGCTTATGGGGTGAAATGCTATGATCGCGAGACAAATAACTCAAATTCATATTTTTCATCCAGAGGATTCCATAAAGGAATCCACCTGAAGCCGCAAGCGCCAAGCCACACGCCGCAAGCAAAGACCGAGCGGCCCGGCTTGTGGCTTGCAGCTTGCCGCTCGGAGCTGCTTTATGGATCTCGCCAACCTCAACGCCTTTATCGCCATTGCCGAAACCGGCAGTTTCTCCGAAGCCGGCGAGCGCCTGCACCTCACCCAACCCGCCGTGAGCAAACGCATCGCCGGCCTGGAGCAGCAACTGGGCGTGCGCCTGTTCGACCGCCTCGGCCGCGAAATCGGCCTGACCCAGGCTGGCCGCGCGCTGCTGCCACGCGCCTACCAGATCCTTAACGTGTTGGACGACACCCGCCGCGCCCTGACCAACCTGTCCGGCGAGGTCAGCGGCCGCCTGACACTCGCCACCAGCCACCATATCGGCCTGCATCGCCTGCCTGCCCTGTTGCGCGCCTTCACCCGGGCCCACCCGCAAGTGGCGCTGGATATCCAGTTTCTCGATTCGGAAGTGGCCTACGAAGAAGTCCTGCATGGCCGCGCCGAACTGGCGGTGATCACCCTCGCCCCGGAAACCCGCGAGCCGATTCGCGCCGTCGCCGTGTGGGACGACCCACTGGATTTCGTTGCCGCGCCAGAGCATCCATTGGCCCGTAGCCAGGTGATCAGCATGGCCGATGTGGCGCAGCACCCGGCGGTGTTTCCCGGCGGCAACACCTTCACCCATCACATCGTGCAGCGTCTGTTCGAGGCCCAGGGACTGACCCCCAACATCGCCATGAGTACCAACTACCTGGAAACCATCAAGATGATGGTGTCCATCGGCCTGGCCTGGAGTGTACTGCCGCGCACCATGCTCGACGATCAGGTCGCGCGCCTGCCGATACCCGGCATTCAGCTGACCCGCCAACTGGGCTACATCCTGCATACCGAGCGCACACTGTCGAATGCTGCACGGGCTTTCATGGATCTGCTCGACAGTCAGCGGGACGACCTTGCATAGGCCACCGGCATCAGATTAACGTGGCAACATAACGATAAAAAAAGTGTCTAGAAGACATTAATGCCCGCCCCGCGCATCGCGCATTCCGGAGAACGGTTCGGCCATGGCCAGATCGACTGACCAGACCCCGCCCCTGCCGCATATACCGGCGATGGATCCCGTCGAATTCGAACAAACCTGGCAAGATGCACCGCGTTTGCTGGCGGCCCTCAATGGCGCAAAACTCGGCACCTGGTATTGGGACATTGGCACTGGCCAGGTCAACTGGTCACGTGGCGCCCAGGCATTGTTCGGCCTGGACCCCAGCCGCCCCGTCAGCCAACCGCTGAACTACTTCGAACTGATTCAGGAAGAAGAGCGCCCGGCGATCCTGGCGAATTTCAATGCCATCGTCAGGGGCGAACAGATTTTCGATGTCCTGCGTCACCGCATCCGCTGGCCCGATGGCAGCCTGCACTGGCTGGAAATCACCGGCAGCCTGCAATACGAGGCCGACGGTCGGCCACGCATGTTCGGTGTCATCCGCGACATCAGCGCCCAGCAGGAGCGCGCCGCAGCCTTGCGCGCCTCGGAAGAACGTTTCGCCAGCCTGTTCCGTCTGAGCCCCGACATCATGATGCTGGTGCGCTACGACAACAGCGAAATCGTCGAGGTCAATCAGCACTTCACCCAGGCCTTTGGCTGGGCTGCCAGCGAGATCATCGGCCGCGCCACCCACGAACTGAATATCTGGGTACACGCCAGCCAGCGCGATCATTTGCGCCAGCAGGCACCACTGAACCGCGAGCCACTGACGCAGGACGTGCAACTGCGCACCCGCGCTGGCGATATTCTCGACGGTGTACTGTCGAGCCAGTACATCGAACTGCAGGGCGAGCGCCTGATGCTCTGCACCTTCCTCGACACCAGCGAACGCAAGCGGGCGGAAACTGCGCTACGCGCCAGTGAGGAAAAATTCGCCAAGGCCTTCATGCACACCCCTGATGCGGTCGCCATCACCGACCGCACCACCGGATGCTTCATCGAAGTCAATCCGAGCTTCGAGCGGCAATTTGGCTGGAGCAGTGCCGAAGCGGTGGGCCGCACCTCACTGGAGCTCGGCATATGGGCTGACCCCAGCGACCGCCAACGCATGCTCAACGCTGTGCAGACTGGGCGCCTGAACAACCTGGAGGTAAGGCTGTTCAGCCGCGACGGCGAGGTCACCACTAACCTCTTGTTCGGTGGCGAGATCGAGCTGAATGGCACGACCTGCCTGGTACTCACGGTGCGCAACATCACCGAGCAACGCGCCCAGGAGCGCGCGCTCCATGAAAGCCGGCAACGCCTCAAGCTGGCGCTGGAGTCCGCCGACCTGGGAACCTGGGACTGGCACATTCCCGACAACCGACTGTATGCCAGCACCCGCGCCGCGCAGCTGCATAGTTTGCCAAGCCAACCGTTCGAAGGTGCCTTCTTCGACTTCTTTCGTCAGGTGCCGCTGGAAGATCGCTACAGCCTGCGCCAGAGCTACCTGCGCCTGATCGAAGAGCAGCGCAGCTACTATCAGGTCACCTATCGTGTGCAGCTTGCAACTGGCGGACTGCGCTTTCTCGAAAGCACCGCCAAACTGCAGCTCGACGATACCGGCCAACCGCTGCGTATGGTCGGAACGCTGGTCGATATCAGCGAGCGTGTTCTGCGCGAACAACGCCTGCAGGCATCGGAAGAGCGATTTGCCAAGGCGTTCCACTCCAGCCCGGACGCCATCACCATCACCGAGCGTGGCAGCGGCCGCTATATCGAGGTCAACGAAGGCTTCACCCGCATCACCGGTTATCAGCCAGAGGAAGTGATCGGTCGTACGGCCTTCGATCTGAACATCTGGGCTTACCCCGAAGAGCGCCGGCAGATGATCGAGCGCCTGAGCCAGAACGGCCAGGTGCTGCACATGGAAATGCACGGCCGCCACCGCGAAGGCGAGATTCGCCTGGTCGACGTGTCCGTCCAGCCGATCGAAATCAATGGTCTGCCCTGCCTGCTGCTGACGGCGCGTGACATCAGCGAACTGAAAGCAGCCCAGGCCCAGGCTCAGCACCTGGCCTACCATGATGCCCTGACCAACCTGCCCAACCGCGCCCTGCTGATGGACCGCCTGACCCAGCAGATCGCCCTGCTCAAGCGCCATGATCTGCGCGGCGCGTTGCTGTTTCTCGACCTCGATCATTTCAAGCACATCAACGACTCGCTCGGCCATCCCGTTGGCGATTCCGTGCTGCGCATGGTCACGGCGCGACTGGAAGCCAGCGTTCGCCTGGAAGATACCGTGGCACGCCTGGGCGGCGACGAATTCGTGGTGCTGCTTTCCGGCCTCGAGGGCAAGCGCTCGGAGGTCACTCGCTACGTACGTCAGGTCGCGGAAAAACTGCGTCATTTATTGGCCGAACCGATGCTGCTGGATGGTCACCGCCTGCAGGTCACCCCCAGTATCGGTATCGCCCTGCTCCCCGATCACGGCAATACCCCGGCGGATCTGCTCAAACGTGCCGACATCGCCCTCTACCGCGCCAAGGATTCCGGGCGCAATGCCATCCAGCTGTTTCGCAGCACCATGCAGGAAGCCGCCAGCGCCCGCCTGCGCCTGGAGAACGA
This region of Pseudomonas wenzhouensis genomic DNA includes:
- a CDS encoding aspartate-semialdehyde dehydrogenase, producing MSQPINIALIGVTGNVGEALVELLEEREFPLKDLHLLASSESVGQSLSFRGRQVRVRSLEAFDFSQVQLAFFAAGAEVTRSHYERVVAAGCCIIDLSAAFTLAQAPCVLPELGLAGLPALTKPWCVSAPTPSAVACALVLATLKPVVQPQQLQVTAMLAVSTLGRSGVQELARQTAELLNGRPLEHAALDRQIAFNMLAQVGDVDEEGHAQLEKRLAAEVQQLLGLPELPVAVTCALAPVFFGDSLTLAVRADVDIDVAAVVRLLDAAPGIELVEAGDYPTAVGDAVGQDQLYIGRVRRGVSDSRQLNLWIASDNVRKGAALNAVQIAELLIKHYL
- the asd gene encoding aspartate-semialdehyde dehydrogenase → MKRVGLIGWRGMVGSVLMQRMLEERDFDLIEPVFFTTSNVGGQGPAIGKDIAPLKDAYSIEDLKGLDVILTCQGGDYTTEVFPKLREAGWQGYWIDAASSLRMADDSVIVLDPVNRKVIDQALDAGSKNYIGGNCTVSLMLMALGGLYEAGLVEWMSAMTYQAASGAGAQNMRELIKQMGAINGAVADELADPASAILDIDRKVAEAMRGESFPVDNFGVPLAGSLIPYIDKELPNGQSREEWKAQAETNKILGRFKNPIPVDGICVRIGAMRCHSQALTIKLNKDVPMADIEGLISQHNPWVKLVPNHREDAIRDLGPTAVTGTLSVPVGRLRKLNMGSQYLGAFTVGDQLLWGAAEPLRRMLRILLER
- the leuB gene encoding 3-isopropylmalate dehydrogenase, producing the protein MSKQILVLPGDGIGPEIMAEAVKVLNLANDKYALGFELSFDDLGGAAIDRHGVPLADETLARAKAADAVLLGAVGGPKWDTIDPTIRPERGLLKIRSQLGLFGNLRPAILYPQLAEASSLKPEVVAGLDILIVRELTGGIYFGQPRESKVLESGERMAYDTLPYSESEIRRIAKVGFDMAMVRNKKLCSVDKANVLASSQLWRAVVEEVAKDYPDVELSHMYVDNAAMQLVRAPKQFDVMVTDNMFGDILSDEASMLTGSIGMLPSASLDANNKGMYEPCHGSAPDIAGQGIANPLATILSVSMMLRYSFGQVVAADAIEKAVSLVLDQGLRTGDIWSEGKTKVGTAAMGDAVASALRSL
- the leuD gene encoding 3-isopropylmalate dehydratase small subunit, producing the protein MKAFTQHTGLVCPLDRANVDTDQIIPKQFLKSIKRTGFGPNLFDEWRYLDVGQPNQDNSKRPVNQDFVLNFPRYQGASVLLARENFGCGSSREHAPWALEEYGFRTIIAPSFADIFFNNSFKNGLLPIILKDEEVDALFEQAEATEGYQLTVDLEAQTVTRPDGVQYSFDVDAFRKHCLLNGLDDIGLTLQDQDAIRAFEAKHRQNSPWMFGAIK
- the leuC gene encoding 3-isopropylmalate dehydratase large subunit, which gives rise to MTGKTLYDKLWEMHEVKRRDDGSSLIYIDRHILHEVTSPQAFEGLRLAGRKPWRIDANIATPDHNVPTTKAERQGGLEAIADEVSRIQVQTLDENCDDFGILEFKMNDVRQGIVHVVGPEQGATLPGMTVVCGDSHTSTHGAFGALAHGIGTSEVEHVLATQCLVAKKMKNMQVRVEGKLPFGVTAKDIVLAVIGKIGTAGGNGHALEFAGSAIRDLSLEGRMTICNMSIEAGARVGLVAVDEKTIAYVKDRPFAPKGSDWDKAVAQWQNLVSDADAVFDTVVELRAEDIKPQVSWGTSPEMVLAVDQNVPDPAVEADPVKKDSITRALKYMGLSANQPITDIQLDRVFIGSCTNSRIEDLRAAAEVAKGRKVAATVKQALVVPGSGLVKAQAEAEGLDKIFIEAGFEWREPGCSMCLAMNPDKLGSGEHCASTSNRNFEGRQGAGGRTHLVSPAMAAAAAVTGRFIDVRELIQA
- a CDS encoding LysR family transcriptional regulator, whose amino-acid sequence is MDLANLNAFIAIAETGSFSEAGERLHLTQPAVSKRIAGLEQQLGVRLFDRLGREIGLTQAGRALLPRAYQILNVLDDTRRALTNLSGEVSGRLTLATSHHIGLHRLPALLRAFTRAHPQVALDIQFLDSEVAYEEVLHGRAELAVITLAPETREPIRAVAVWDDPLDFVAAPEHPLARSQVISMADVAQHPAVFPGGNTFTHHIVQRLFEAQGLTPNIAMSTNYLETIKMMVSIGLAWSVLPRTMLDDQVARLPIPGIQLTRQLGYILHTERTLSNAARAFMDLLDSQRDDLA
- a CDS encoding EAL and GGDEF domain-containing protein — translated: MARSTDQTPPLPHIPAMDPVEFEQTWQDAPRLLAALNGAKLGTWYWDIGTGQVNWSRGAQALFGLDPSRPVSQPLNYFELIQEEERPAILANFNAIVRGEQIFDVLRHRIRWPDGSLHWLEITGSLQYEADGRPRMFGVIRDISAQQERAAALRASEERFASLFRLSPDIMMLVRYDNSEIVEVNQHFTQAFGWAASEIIGRATHELNIWVHASQRDHLRQQAPLNREPLTQDVQLRTRAGDILDGVLSSQYIELQGERLMLCTFLDTSERKRAETALRASEEKFAKAFMHTPDAVAITDRTTGCFIEVNPSFERQFGWSSAEAVGRTSLELGIWADPSDRQRMLNAVQTGRLNNLEVRLFSRDGEVTTNLLFGGEIELNGTTCLVLTVRNITEQRAQERALHESRQRLKLALESADLGTWDWHIPDNRLYASTRAAQLHSLPSQPFEGAFFDFFRQVPLEDRYSLRQSYLRLIEEQRSYYQVTYRVQLATGGLRFLESTAKLQLDDTGQPLRMVGTLVDISERVLREQRLQASEERFAKAFHSSPDAITITERGSGRYIEVNEGFTRITGYQPEEVIGRTAFDLNIWAYPEERRQMIERLSQNGQVLHMEMHGRHREGEIRLVDVSVQPIEINGLPCLLLTARDISELKAAQAQAQHLAYHDALTNLPNRALLMDRLTQQIALLKRHDLRGALLFLDLDHFKHINDSLGHPVGDSVLRMVTARLEASVRLEDTVARLGGDEFVVLLSGLEGKRSEVTRYVRQVAEKLRHLLAEPMLLDGHRLQVTPSIGIALLPDHGNTPADLLKRADIALYRAKDSGRNAIQLFRSTMQEAASARLRLENDLRLALARGEFELHFQPQVDARDGQVVGTEALLRWQHPQLGPQSPAQFIQVLEESGLIIEVGGWVLAEACHFCARLLADGLIDGERFSLCVNISPRQFRQHDFVERVASSLRDSRLPGSMLKLEITEGIVIQNIDDTIGKMLRLKKHGVSFAMDDFGTGYSSLTYLKRLPVDMLKIDQSFVRDATNDPNDAEIIRAIIAMARSLGLALIAEGVEQQDQLHFLQAQGCHLYQGYLFSRPLAQEAFRALLSRAAD